GGCGACGACCTCGCGGACGGCGGAGATGTGCCAGCCGGCCACCGCGTCGACGACGCCTCCGGAGATCAGTGCGTCGACCTCCGTGGCCACCTGCTCGGGCGGCGCGCCGCCGTCGACGAGCACCAGGCGCACTTCCCTGCCCAGTACGCCCGATGCGGCGTTGACCTCCTCGGCCGCGAGCTGGGCGCAGCACTCGCAGGAGGGGCCGAAGATGCCGGCCGGGCCCTGGAGCGGTATCACCAGGGCGACATCCAGTGCGTCACGGGCCCGGTTCGCCGGGGCGCCGAGCCGGACAGACGCCTTCTCGATCATAGGCGCTCACCCTAGCCATTGCTTGCTACGGGAATATTTCACAGCGATAAGGAAAGGACTGTATCGTGGAATCACTCCACCCGTAGATCACGACGACTCTGGCAGGGCGATGACCACGACCACCCCGGCGGCCGTAGCCGATCTCGACCTCGCGCGTGCGCTCACTCTCGTCGAGCGCAGCGTCGTCCTGCGGCTCGGTGAGGCGCTGAAGGCCGAGGGCGGCACGCTCGAGGAGTGGCGGGTGCTGTCGTTCCTGGGCGACGGCGAAGGCCGTGCCATGACCGAGATCGCCGAGTTCGCGCTGCTGTCCGCGCCCACCCTGACCAAGGTCGTCGACCGCATGGTCTCCCTGAACCTCGTCCTGCGCCGGGTCGACGACCAGGACCGGCGGCGCGTGCTGGTCTTCGCGTCCGAGCGGGGCAACGAGGCGCTGACCCGGTGGACGGCGGCGGTCGAAGAGGAGCAGGAGGGCATCGTGTCCGCTCTCGGTGCGGAGGAGACGGCCCTGCTGAGGGCATTGCTCCAGCGGGCCTCCCGACGCCTTGGGTGAGCGGTCGCGCCGCGCGGCGCGGGTGCGGTGGTCTCAGGCCGGCTGCTCGATGCGGGACACCCCTCGAAGATGGGGGACTGCTGCTGGGCATGAAAGACCTCACCAGCGTGGACATGGCCTGCGCCTATGCTCTGCGGCGAGCGGCCACCTGCCTTCCGGCGACCACTAAAGGTCCGGGTTCGCGGCGCACGGCGCATCGTCCAGCGCACGCTTCAGCACGCCGGCGTCGATGTGCTCGCCATGATCGGGTAGCCATGCACCTGCTGCCGCCGCCATGTCACATGCCGTCGCAATGATCGCCGAAGTAGGCGAGTGCAGCTCGCCGGTACCCATGTCCTGCCCTGAGGCAGGGTGGAAGCCGTTTCCCCGTGGCCCGGTGGCCGGGTGGCCGGGATCATCTTGCGAGACCCGCGCCGAGATCACCCGCCGAGGGAAGCCCGCCAGACGCAAGCGACGGTGCCGGAGCCCAACCTTCGCCGCACGACGGTGCAGCCGATGGCATGCGAAGGAAGCGGAGAAGTACAAGGCCGTTGGCGCGGGTGCGCGTCAGAAAGGGCTCGGGTTACTCCGGCTCCCCGCTGTCGGCGTCGAACACCTTGGTGAACGTGGCACCGCACCGGCAGCGCGAGTACTCGACCAGTTCCCCTTGTTCGGACACGCTCAGTCCCTGACTGAGTCTCACATGCACATGATCACCCATGATGAGCTGCTTTCCTTGATGCCTGCAGTCCGCCACATCGTGTGGGCCGGCCGCTCCCGCCCGCAATGCCGCAGCTCACACAGTTCGCGGATGCGGCCACAGTGCTGGGGCCCACCACGGTCGCAGCCATGGTCACCCATGCGGGAGGGCATGGCCTGATCGCCGTTCGGGACGCATCTGGGCGGCCCCCGGGACCCCCAAAATGCCTCTGAAACCCCCTACATCTGCCCGACCAAATCTTGACAAGAAGAGACTCAAGATGGTGTCCGGGGTGCTGTTGAACGCGATGGCCGCATCGGGCGCGTACCGCCGAATCAGGTTGATGACCTGCTCGAGGAGTCCGACCTGGTCGTCCGAGTGCCGCAGGCCACCGCCGACGGTGACGCACTCCCACGGGTGTGCCCGCAGCGCGTTCCCGACGACCACTTCCACGTCGTCACTTCCGTCAAGGCCGATGAGACAGGTCTCCACGCCCACGCCGTGTTCGGCGAACTTGGTCAGTCCCGCCTCGATCGCCTTGGCCACCGGCTCGGGATCCCACGGCCCGGGCACCCGATACGGATCAAGTCCGATGACGAGAACGCGGGGTGAAGCAGTGGTGTCCATGTCCGGACGATACGCGTCGAACGGCCCACGAATCAGAAGGTGATGCTGAAGCCGCGTGACACCGTTCCGGACCCGGGTTCCCGGGGTCGCATGAGCCGTAGGTCGTCGCCCCACGCGTCGAGTGTGGGGCCGTGACCGGCCCGCCGTGCTACCTCCTCGACCCGCGCGAACAGCTGCTGCTGGAGCCCCACCGCACCCGTGGCCGCGATGTGTCCGATGGCATCCAGCAGGGCGTCCGTCTCCCACCCGGGCAGGGGGAACCGCTCCAGTTCCCACACCAGGTACTTGTTGTAGGGCCGTGGACGCCGGTCGAGTGCGAACAGCAGCTCCAGCAACTGCCCCATGCTGTCGGCGGCGTCCAGCCGGGCGGCGAGCGGTCGGCCGTCGCGGGCGTTCTTGACGGACCGGTAAAGCGAGTTGGCGTAGGCGTCAAGCGGGCCGGCCGCCGCGTGGAACGCCTCGTCCTCGCTCAGCAGCGCCTTGGCGGCGACGATGTCCGCGATCTCCCCGTCGAGCCGGTCGAGCAGGACCCGGGCACGGGCGAGGGCGTACCGCTCCCAGCCGCCGAGTCGGCGCAGACCGTCGACCGTGGTGACGACGAGGTCGAGGTCCGCGGAGCGATGGCCGTCCAGTGCCGCGAGTCCGCTCGAGGACCCACCGGCGAGGATGACGTACACGTCGTGGTCGGAGTGCTCGGTGGTCATGCCGTCGTGGGCGCGCGAGCCCTTCAGCAGGAGGCCGGCGACGCCCGGGTCAGTGGTGGCGCGGGCGAGGAACTCGTCGTAGGACAGCGGGGGTTGGGGAGTCACGTGCGTCATGGGGATCTCCCGGGTGCGAGGAGGGCGGGGAAACGCGGACCGCCCCTGCCGTCGTGCCGACGGGAGGGTGGTCGCTCCGTCCGCGGCGGTCATGTGCCGCCGCACCGAGGATCAACGCACGCCCGGGACGCTATACGGCCCCGGCGACCGTCCGCATCCCGTTATTCCGTTGCCTCATCGCCTCGGTGCCTCGTGTTCCCTTCTCTCAGCCGTCGTCCTCCGCGAGGTACACGCCGAACACCGCTCCCTGCGGGTCCCGCAGAACGGCGATCCGGGGGCCGTCGGGGACAGAGGTGGGTTCCATGAGGACGGTGCCACCCGCCGAGGTCGCGCCGGCCGTGGTGGCGTCCACGTCCTCGACGGCGAAGTACGGCAGCCAGTGCGGCGGCACCTCGGGCGGGAACTTGTCGTCCATGGTCACCATGCCGCCGAAGTCGGCGCCGTCCAGACCCCACTGCGTGTAGTGCTCCGAGGCGTTGACGCTCCAGCCGAACACCGACGTGTAGAAGGCCTCGGCCCGCTCGGGGGCCCGTGTCAGCAGTTCCACCCAGCCCAGCGAACCGGGCGCGTTGAACAGTCCCGCGCCCGGGAAGGACCGGGCCTGCCAGAGCTGGAAGGCGGCGCCGGCCGGATCGAGGGCCACGGTGAAGCGGCCCACGTCGAACACGTCCATCGGTTCGACCAGGACCGTGCCCCCGGCCTCGGTCACCTTTCGCGCGGCGGCGTCGGCGTCCGTCACCGCGAACGACACGTTCCAGGCCACCGGCTGCGACTCCTGATACAGCGGGGTCAGTGCCGCGACCGCCGCGTCGCCGAGGTGCGCGACGGTGTAGCCCCCGGCCTCCGCGCGCGGATCCGTCTCGGAGCGCCAGCCGAACAGCTCCGCGTAGAACCCCTTGGCAGCCTCCATGTCGTCGGTCCCCAGCTCGGTCCAGCAGGGGCCGCCGGTCACCGGCTTGTCGAGCTTCATGGTGTTCCTCCCGGAGCGAGCTGCTCTGCGGCCCCTCCACCACGCTAAGCCCGGGCCCTGGTCCCGGCATCCGGCGGCAACAGGGTGGCGCGCGGCGCGCGGACCGCCGTACCCTCGCCCCGTACCGCACCGCATGGCGGCCTCCAGCGCACACCACTCAGGACCCGGAGGTCCCCGCATGCCCGCGCTCACGGTGCGCCCCTTCCGCCGCAACGACCGCGACCAGCTCACCGACCTGGTCAACGCGCATGTCTCCGCCGTCGTCCCCGGCGTCTCCGTCTCGACCAACACGGTGCTCAGCGCCCTGGAGCGGCAGCCCGACGAGTTCATCACCGACCCGTGGGTGAGTGAACGCGTCACCCTCGTCGCCGAGCAGCGCGCCCACGTGATCGCCGCCGCGCATCTGCTGCGCTACCGGTCCGGTCCGGAGGTCGGCGAGTCCTACCGGGACATCGGTGAGATCGACTGGTTCCTGTGCCATCCGGCGGCCTCCTTCCGGCCGGACGCCGACGAGGCCGCCGACCTGCTGATGGGCGCCTGCCTGGCCCAGCTCGCCCGGTGGAACGTACGCGCCCGGTACGCCGGCGGAGAGGTGCCCGCCCCCGCGGTGTACGGCCTGCCCCGCACCTGGCCGCACATCCGTGCCGCGTTCGAACGCGCGGGCTTCAGGCACGTCGGCGACACGGAGGTGATCCTGATCGCGCGGGTGCCCGACCTGCCGTCCGTCGAGGCCCGCCCCGGCACCACGGTCCAGCGCACGCTGGGGGAGTGCGGCACCCGTCTCACCGCGTACGCCGACGGGCGCGCCCTAGGCTTCATCGAGGTCGACACCTCCCTGGCCCGCCCGGAACGGCACGCCCGCACCGCCGGCCTCGCCGACATCGGCAACCTGCACATCGACCCGGGGGCGTACGGCAAGGGCCTGGAGCACTGGCTGCTCGCCCAGGCCGCCGACTGGCTGCGCCTGTGCGGGGCGGACCGTCTCCTCGCCTACGCACCCTCGACCGACAAGACGGCGCTCGACCACCTGACCTCGGCCGGCTTCCGTGAACTGACCCGCACCGACCGCCGCTGGGAGCACCGGCCGGGCTGAGGTCGGATGCCCGGCCGATACCCGATCGGATGGTCGGCCGGCACCTCGACCAGCACGATCCGCGTCCCGTCCGGATCCGCGATCCACATCTTGATCAGCCCCCACGGCGCCTTCACCAGCGGCCGCACGATCTCGACGCCCGTGCCCTGAAGCTCCTCGATCTCGACCTCTGTCCCTCCGCGCTGAACCACGACCAGCCAGCCTCGACGTCACGCTCTTGTCGGCGTAAAGCTCCTGGCCAGACTGGTCAAGAGAACCTGAGGAGAGGTTGCGCTCTCAGTGACCGGCTCTGGGCGCCCGTCGATGGGTCGAGCGGATGAGGACGGAGACCAGGGCGGCCAGGTCTGCCGCGCCGGCGGCGTCGTCCGCGTAACGCGTGGTCTGCAAGGGGCCGGCCTGATCCAGCCGAACTCCCTCCAGCTCCAGGACATAGGCGAGGGTGAGCATGGCAAGGCGGGCGTTGCCATCCGGGAAGGGATGAAAGAAGGCCACGTCCAGGTAGGCCCTGGCCGCACGGGAGGCCAGGGGGACTCGCGGGTCAGAGCTCTCGCGCAGACAGTGTTCAAAGTCCCGCTGGGTGTGCGGCGTAAGTGCGTAGCGTTCCCGGCCGCCCTTGGCGAAAGCATCGCCTTGTCGGAACGCGACCTCAGGATTGCCAAGGACAAGCCGCTGCCATTCAGCCAGAAGCGCGCAGGTGAGGGGGCGCTTGCGGGAAGCGTCTGCGCGCGACCGAGCCAGCGCCGCGAGCAATCGGTCGCCACGAGCCGGATTCGAGGAATGGTCCCCCGCACCGCACCAGATGCCGAAGCCGTCCACGGCCGCCTCGACCGGGGCCGGCGTCTCACCGACCGCGAAAGCCCAGTCGATCTGGTTTCTGACACGGCACCAGGCAGCCAAGGCGTCAGCGGTCACGATAAGGCTTCTCACCGGTCAGGCCCACGGCGAGATCCTCTCCCACGCCGTCGACCAAGGTCCGCGACGGCGCCGTCCAGCT
This portion of the Streptomyces canus genome encodes:
- a CDS encoding MarR family winged helix-turn-helix transcriptional regulator, which codes for MTTTTPAAVADLDLARALTLVERSVVLRLGEALKAEGGTLEEWRVLSFLGDGEGRAMTEIAEFALLSAPTLTKVVDRMVSLNLVLRRVDDQDRRRVLVFASERGNEALTRWTAAVEEEQEGIVSALGAEETALLRALLQRASRRLG
- a CDS encoding VOC family protein, yielding MKLDKPVTGGPCWTELGTDDMEAAKGFYAELFGWRSETDPRAEAGGYTVAHLGDAAVAALTPLYQESQPVAWNVSFAVTDADAAARKVTEAGGTVLVEPMDVFDVGRFTVALDPAGAAFQLWQARSFPGAGLFNAPGSLGWVELLTRAPERAEAFYTSVFGWSVNASEHYTQWGLDGADFGGMVTMDDKFPPEVPPHWLPYFAVEDVDATTAGATSAGGTVLMEPTSVPDGPRIAVLRDPQGAVFGVYLAEDDG
- a CDS encoding N-acetyltransferase, producing MPALTVRPFRRNDRDQLTDLVNAHVSAVVPGVSVSTNTVLSALERQPDEFITDPWVSERVTLVAEQRAHVIAAAHLLRYRSGPEVGESYRDIGEIDWFLCHPAASFRPDADEAADLLMGACLAQLARWNVRARYAGGEVPAPAVYGLPRTWPHIRAAFERAGFRHVGDTEVILIARVPDLPSVEARPGTTVQRTLGECGTRLTAYADGRALGFIEVDTSLARPERHARTAGLADIGNLHIDPGAYGKGLEHWLLAQAADWLRLCGADRLLAYAPSTDKTALDHLTSAGFRELTRTDRRWEHRPG
- a CDS encoding Fic family protein, coding for MTADALAAWCRVRNQIDWAFAVGETPAPVEAAVDGFGIWCGAGDHSSNPARGDRLLAALARSRADASRKRPLTCALLAEWQRLVLGNPEVAFRQGDAFAKGGRERYALTPHTQRDFEHCLRESSDPRVPLASRAARAYLDVAFFHPFPDGNARLAMLTLAYVLELEGVRLDQAGPLQTTRYADDAAGAADLAALVSVLIRSTHRRAPRAGH